Within the Petrotoga sp. 9PW.55.5.1 genome, the region TAATTATAGTACACGTATACAGCTCATTATTGTTATCAATTTGCCAGGTATCGTATAATCCAGCAAAACAAAATAATCTTCCATCTTTTAATTTTATAAAATATGGAATTTTGCTATGCCCTTCTATTCTCCATTCATAAAAACCATTAGCCACTATTCCACATCTCTTTGAATTAACTAAATGTTTGAAACTTTTCTTGTCAGTTAAAGTTTCAGCCCTAGCATTTATCATCTTATAACCTATGTTTGTATCCTTTGACCAAGAAGGGACAAGGCCCCAACGGAACTTATCTAAAACAACCTTTTCTTCTTTTTCAAATACAACCAAAACTTCGTTTGAAGGTGCAATGTTGTAACTTGGCATGTATTCATCTATCAAAACAAGTTCAATACCAAAAGTCTGTATTATTTCTTCGAATGGTGAATAGGTAACAAATCTTCCACACACTAATTTCACAACCTTTAAACTAATATATTTCTTAATTATTCAAATTATATCATACAAAATCAAGAGTATTAGTAGGAATAGACAATACCGTTTTTTGGTTTTTAATAATATATTTTTAAATATTTTACATTAAAAAATATAAATTATGATATTATTATATGAGTATAATCGTATATAGTAATATAAAGGGGGTGAATATTCAATTAATGGAGGAACTTTTTAAGTCTCTTGGAGATGAAAATAGACTAAGAATTTTAAATTTATTGATGGAGCAGAAACTTTGTGTTTGTGAATTGGAAGTACTTCTTGAAATGACTCAATCTAATGTTTCTAGGCATTTAAGTAAGCTTAAAACCAATGGGGTTATTTCTTCTTCAAAAGATGCTCAATGGGTGTATTATAAGATAAACCCTGAATTTAAAAAAGAGAACGGTTTACTTTATGAGTATTTAAAAGAAAAATTTCAAGAAAATACTTTATATATTTCAGATATTGAGAGATACAAAAAGTACAAAAAACATAATATGAATTGTCGCTTGATTAAGAATGATAAAAAGAATGTACTAAAAATTCTGGCTCAGGAGGTACAAAATGGCGAAGAATAAAATTAACACAAATGAAGAATTGAAAATAGCTAATGAAATGGGGATCTTTGAACGTTATCTAACAGTTTGGGTTATACTCTGTATTATTGTAGGAATTATGATTGGAAATTGGATTCCTATTATACCTGAAACTCTTAGTAAATTTGAATATGCAAATGTTTCTATTCCCGTAGCGATATTAATATGGTTAATGATTTATCCTATGATGCTCAAAATTGATTTTTCAAGTATTGTAAACGCTACAAAAAAGCCTAAAGGAATGACAGTAACTACTATTACTAATTGGTTAATTAAACCTTTTACAATGTATTTGATCGCAACTTTTTTCTTCAAAATAGCTTTTAATGGTTTGATTTCTCCAAATTTAGCGGAAGAATATTTAGCAGGGGCAGTACTTTTAGGTGCGGCACCGTGCACAGCAATGGTTTTTGTTTGGAGCCATCTTACAAAAGGAGATCCAGCTTATACTTTAGTTCAAGTAGCAATTAACGATTTAATATTATTATTTGCTTATACTCCGATAGTTGCCTTATTATTAGGAATAAGTAATATAACCGTACCTTATGATACTTTGTTTTTATCTGTAGTATTATTTGTTGTTATTCCACTACTTTTGGGATATTTATCAAGGAAATATATAATTAAAAATAAGGGTAAAGAATATTTTGAAAATGTGTTCTTAAAAAAATTTGACAATACTACAATAATAGGACTACTACTCACATTGATTATCATATTTTCCTTTCAAGGTGAAACTATTTTAAATAATCCGATTCATATCGTACTTATTGCAATACCTTTGATTATACAAACATTTTTAATATTTTTTGTTGCTTACTTATGGGCAAAAGTGTGGAAGATAAAACACAGCATCGCAGCACCTGCAGCATGATCGGAGCAAGTAATTTTTTTGAGTTGGCGGTTGCTGTTGCTATTTCAATTTTCGGATTACAATCGGGAGCAACACTCGCTACTGTCGTGGGTGTATTAGTAGAAGTTCCAGTAATGCTGACTCTTGTAAAAATTGCTAATAAAACCAGATATTTGTTTCAAAAAAGTTGACTATAGTCTTATAAAAGAGGTATCAGATCGGTTCTATTCCCGTATAATGAAAGGAATCATCTTAAATTAACCTCTTGAAAGAGCTATACGTAATCACCCTTCATGGAAATTGGAAAAGAATCATAAGGAGTAAATCATGAAGTTGAAAATGGAAGATTATTATTTATAGTTAAGTAAAAAGTTCTTTTATTAATTGCTCTTTTGTAACCTTTAAATAATCAGCTATGTTATTTAAGATATTATTTAAGGTTCCTATCTTAAGAAATTTGTGATCAGGAATGGTTATTTTATGAGAATAACCCATGTAATTAGAGTTTAATCTTAAATGGCTACCCTTTTCTCTTTGAATCTCGTAACCGTACTTTACCAACAGCTTTGCTAATTCTATCCCTGAAATGTTTCTTGGAACTTTAGACATATGGAATAGTTTCTTCTTTGACAATATGAAGTCTTATAATATTTGGGATATCTTCTTCTCTATCAAAGTAGCATTTAATAGCGTTTTTGATGTTTTCTTTAAGTTCTTCCAAAGAATCAGCTTCTGTAAAAATCGATTCTCCCAAAGCTTTTGCATTGTAACCACCTTCAGGATCCTCTTCAACCAAGAATATTATTTCTTTGATTTTCAATATATTCATTCCTTTCTGTATTAACAATTTTCTATCTCATAGATATTTTATCACATACTAACTGAAATTATGGTCGAACGCTTTAACTATTTTTTATTTCTTTATCTATCATACACTTTTCTATATGATGAACAAGTGATTTTTTTATCATGCTTATTCAATTACCCCACAAGTTGATAACGGCTTCTTTATTCACTTCCCCGAAGAACGTTAAAATCAAAAAAATAGTCATACTTAAGATCGATAAAATCCAAAGAATAATATACGCCCATTGAAAGAAAATCATAAGAAAAGAAAAAAGGTAAAAGGGTATCATCACAAAACCTAACAATTTATTTAAGAATATATTTTGAAAAAGAGTTGAAATGCCTCCTTGTCTTTGCAATCCAAGAGAGCCAACAGGTGCAAGTATAGAAAGAATCAAAGACAAACTTAAATTCGTAAATTGGATTTCATAACTAAAAATATTTAGAATTA harbors:
- a CDS encoding SOS response-associated peptidase; amino-acid sequence: MCGRFVTYSPFEEIIQTFGIELVLIDEYMPSYNIAPSNEVLVVFEKEEKVVLDKFRWGLVPSWSKDTNIGYKMINARAETLTDKKSFKHLVNSKRCGIVANGFYEWRIEGHSKIPYFIKLKDGRLFCFAGLYDTWQIDNNNELYTCTIITTDANEKISQIHDRMPVMLEKEEVEKWIDTKNSFDNLKRLLRAKDDDEIELYQVSNKVNSPKNNSKSNLIPEVKNTLF
- a CDS encoding metalloregulator ArsR/SmtB family transcription factor — translated: MEELFKSLGDENRLRILNLLMEQKLCVCELEVLLEMTQSNVSRHLSKLKTNGVISSSKDAQWVYYKINPEFKKENGLLYEYLKEKFQENTLYISDIERYKKYKKHNMNCRLIKNDKKNVLKILAQEVQNGEE
- a CDS encoding type II toxin-antitoxin system HicA family toxin, giving the protein MSKKKLFHMSKVPRNISGIELAKLLVKYGYEIQREKGSHLRLNSNYMGYSHKITIPDHKFLKIGTLNNILNNIADYLKVTKEQLIKELFT
- a CDS encoding 2-oxoisovalerate dehydrogenase; protein product: MNILKIKEIIFLVEEDPEGGYNAKALGESIFTEADSLEELKENIKNAIKCYFDREEDIPNIIRLHIVKEETIPYV